A window of Nicotiana tabacum cultivar K326 chromosome 24, ASM71507v2, whole genome shotgun sequence contains these coding sequences:
- the LOC107807521 gene encoding RING-H2 finger protein ATL70-like has protein sequence MNNTTISDPSSDNGGFLGSEKIGGFGYTIGVSAGIVLLIATLTFTSYFCTRNQTTTRRPLRTANRDEHMMEMGIDEKTLLSYPKLLYSEAKVNYKDSTANCCSICLADYKSKDMLRLLPDCGHLFHLKCVDPWLLLNSTCPVCRNSPLPTPLSTPLAEVVPLASRGVH, from the coding sequence ATGAATAACACCACCATCTCCGATCCAAGTTCCGACAACGGTGGCTTCCTCGGATCGGAAAAAATCGGAGGATTCGGTTATACAATTGGTGTTTCAGCTGGTATTGTCCTGTTAATTGCAACTCTAACGTTCACTTCATACTTTTGTACTAGAAatcaaacaacaacaagaagACCACTACGAACGGCTAATCGAGACGAACATATGATGGAAATGGGAATTGATGAAAAAACGCTTTTGAGTTATCCAAAGTTGTTGTATTCTGAAGCTAAGGTCAATTACAAGGACTCAACAGCTAATTGTTGTTCAATATGTTTAGCAGATTACAAGAGTAAGGACATGCTTCGGTTGTTGCCAGATTGTGGACATTTGTTTCACTTGAAATGTGTCGACCCATGGCTGCTGTTGAATTCAACTTGTCCAGTTTGTAGAAATTCTCCATTGCCAACACCTCTGTCCACTCCTTTGGCTGAGGTTGTTCCTTTAGCAAGTCGAGGGGTACATTAA